The genomic window GACAActatccagaaaaaaaaaactagcagacACTGCTGAGGACAGGGGCTTCTTCAGTAGTCTGAGAGAGATGTGACCATGAGTGAAAACAAAATAGACACGCGAAACAACACAGGGAGCCCGCGTGTGGTCGGAGTAGAATTTTGTTGTGAAACGACCGGACGGTGAAGTTCACCGCGTGCTGTTCCTAAAGATTCCCAGGATCCGTAGCCGTACGTAATTATGCGGAGAAAACAACCTGCCGCGTGTCTTGTGTTGCCACAATTTTCGAATAGGATCAATACAAGCGCGTGTTTAATACACGCCTTCTGGCCTTCAGTAGGGAGGTGTGAGCATCATTTCCGAACAACGCCCGTTTGAGCGGCCAATCGGAGGTCCGTTGCGTCATCCTTATGCCAGCTCGAGAGGGCGGGATGGATACAGAAGTGTCTATAAAGCTACCGGCGACAACGCGTGGACAGGGTACCGAAAGGAAACGGTTGTGAAGGAACTGTTGTATAGACTCGCACGTGTTAATATCTGAAAAGGCTATATTtcttgtacttttatttattttgtgaagagTTCTTGaagtatttattacattttttaataaaacatatctGGTTGCCCGTTGATTATTGTGATTGAGAAGGCATACgcataatttcacattttaagaaGGATTTCAGTTCTGTACGTAACATGTTTCCCAAGGCGGCCGCTGGGTAAGTTGTAATATTAGCTtaacgtttttaaaatgaatgtagcctacttgcttgttcaataaatgcatttggATGTACGTTGGGTGCCACGTTGGATATAATCTTGAAGCCGGAGACCAGAAACTGTCTCAATTACGTTTGATTCGGGGGTTATGGAAAATATTCATGGATGGAATGGTAATTTTACGAAACATCACCACTGAGGAATCgctaatgtgtgtgtctgtctgtgtcgaAATACGTGCGTTTAGGcatggtggggggaggggaggggacgggggacgcGTGGACTGATGCTCTGGAGACCTTAAGTGCCGCTGTCGTACACAGTCCTCGAGTTAATTCTGTTGTCCCAAAGCTACGGGGATCAAACCCGTTTTAGTAGGCTAAAAGTGTTACAGTGTCCCGGCGTCACGTTGTAGAATGCATGTGAACTTCACATCTGGTTGTGCGATGGCTCTAGCACGACCGCTGCGATCTGTCTATTTCGTGCTTGTTGACTGTGTAGCTACTAGGCTACGTAACTAGCCTCCTtttagttgtagtagtagtagtttagCTGTAGGGTAGTTCCAAACGACGTTAAGTAAATATACTTAGTTTAAAATGGGGAACTATAATTACTATGAACTGTTGGACGTGATGGTCCACACGCGTGCAGCTGTTAAGACAGAACTTGTGTTGGCCGACGAGTAGTGGAAAAATCCGACGTGACTCATAAGGCGCGAGGCTCGCCAGTTTTTCAGTACATTTATGTGTAAACGGAACAGTGTGAGCCCACTGGGACAGCCGagaattctttttcttttcttttcttttttaaagtggtAGATTCCTTATACAGTGCGCATACCTACGCAATAGAGGCGTTTTTGAGAGTGTCGAAGTGCGGTTGCGTGTGACTATTTTCTGTGCCCGGGAGGCAGGGAAATAAAGCGGATatgttcatttataaataaaatataggcGGGAACTCTAGATTTTCAATAAGATTTTCAGGTTTCTGTAGCCTATTTCAGTCACTAAGTTAAAACAGTCACTAAGTTAGACGGTCAGACCAAGTTTTCTTGTAAATGCGACAAGTTGAATGCGTTGTTCGTCATGACTCTTCTGAACGATACTGGATTGTTTCTTGGAAAACGTAACGAAATATTTAATATCTGGGGAGACGACATGCTTGGTATTTGAGGGTAGTTTAAAATAAAGCCATAGGCTACCACCACATTCCACTTTGGAAATCCACTGTCCACTTTGCACAGTCTGAATAGACCAGCTGAAGGACGCGACGCACGCACGCTTTCCGGAATGTTCCGAGGGtacagtctgtttttttcttttttcttttttttttttgacccacGTATGTGTGCGCtcgctgaacacacacacacacacacacactgtaacgaAGGTGATAAAAGTTTCAGACACCGGGAGTCTGAAACTCTTAAATTCACATGATGAATTTCATGCGTTCCGGACACTGAATTCGTGCTTTTTGGTGATCTGCAAAGCCGAAAATGGTTGAAACCCTTGTGAAAATTTGAGGTTGAGTGAGGACGAATTTCAGACGACGGTTTTTTTTCTGACTAGTTTCTGAATGGCAGCGCTGTTTGAGATTTTATGAGACGCTCGTGGTGCTAAACCAATAAGGCTAATAATTGATCACATCGAGTGAATCTCTCTGTGGCTTCCtcttctctttgtgtgtgtgtgtatgtttgggggggggggggtggaggtcaTGGTCATGGCCTTGTTTTGACCCGTCTATTGGTTGGAGAAAGTCAAGTGACTTGAGATGGAATTCCCTCCTGAAACCCTGTTAGACCGTAATGAACTCGAGACAGTTGGAGAATTCTCTTGCATTAAATCACCGATCAGAATCTACTATTCAGAGTGAAAGCCAAGTCAGGGAGCCTGGtcagagattgtgtgtgtgtgtgtgtgtatttgtgcaggTGAGGGTTTAGGGTGATACTCTTGTTTATTTAGGGCCTGTTACATAGCACATTTCACAGTGAAACAGACAAACTGTCGAGCTCCACACACAGCCGAGGATTCAAAGAATTCCACTGGTCATTATTGGCATAACGGGACATATCCAGTGTTGTGAAAGgtttcagttgtgtgtgtgtgtgcaacaacaacaacacacacacacacacacacacaaagtatagtttattattaatatattactATGTACCCTCACCTGTATATGCAGGTACAGGCTCTCAGGTGGGTGTTCCTATATGTGCAGACGGTCTCAtgatcctgtgtgtgtctcaggtacAGCTACGAGGACTGCAGAGCCACGGCTGATTGGCTCCTGGCTCAGACGTCACTGCGCCCCCTGGTGGGGATAGTGTGCGGCTCGGGCCTGGGCGGACTGGCGGAAGCGCTGAAGGACCAGGTGGTCTTTAACTACAAGGATATCCCCAACTTTCCCCATAGCACAGGTAAGCCTGCCTGGCTGTCCGTCTTGCTGTCTGTCCCCATGGGCCTgctgtcttcctgtctgtctctctgcaagTCTGTTGCTCTGTGTCCCTTTGTGTGGAGCAGACCCTTATGGAACTGcaatatattatcaaatatactgacagggaggggcaggagccccaggaaaaaataaaaataaacaaacagagaagATGAGTTTAGGCACTTTAGATTCTGAGCAcgcaaaataaatgtactggAGCCCCAACTCCATTTTAGTTTATGCCCTAACCCTGCAGAGTTTCCTCGGATCATACATTCATGCTGTAGGCTAAGCTACAACGTGTGTCAGCTTCGTTAAGGCCAGTTTGACGCTCTGTTTGTGTCGGCTCTGTAACAGCCCACTTGGCACTTCGTGTACGCAGCCCGGTTGCttgctgtgtgtggctggcgTGTGCCGATTGGTTGCttgctgtgtgtggctggcgTGTGCCGATTGGTTGCTATGCGCATGGCTGGCGTGTGCCGATTGGTTGCTATGCGTGTGGCTGGCGTGTGCCGATTGGTTGCTATGCGTGTGGCTGGCGTGTGCCGATTGGTTGCTATGCGCGTGGCTGGCGTGTGCCGATTGGTTGCTATGTGTGTGGCTGGCGTGTGCCGATTGGTTGCTATGTGTGTGGCTGGCGTGTGCCGATTGGTTGCTATGCGTGTGGCTGGCGTGTGCCGATTGGTTGCTTACTGTGTGTGGCTGGCGTGTGCCGATTGGTTGCTATGCGTGTGGCTGGCGTGTGCCGATTGGTTGCTATGCGTGTGGCTGGCGTGTGCCGATTGGTTGCTATGTGTGTGGCTGGCGTGTGCCGATTGGTTGATGCACGCTGATTGCGGTGTCTGTTCCAGTGAACGGTCATGCGGGGCGATTGGTGTTCGGAACTCTGAAGGGGAAACCGTGCATCTGCATGCAGGGAAGGTTCCACCTGTACGAAGGATACCCTGTCCAGAAggtacctgcacacacctgctctaCAGTACCGCACCGGCACACCCTGTACTTCACCTCCGCgcacctgtgtgtctgcgtgtgaacgaacgaacgaacgcaGACGCGGCGCACTTACCTGTCGCTTCTCCATTTAGATCACGTTACCGATGCGGATCTTCAAGCTCCTCGGGGTGGAGACGGTGATCTTGACCAATGCAGCCGGTGGCTTGAACCAGGACTACAAGGTCGGGGACATCATGATTATCAAAGACCACATCAACATGCCCGGCTTCGCAGGAAACAACCCCCTGGCTGGACCCAATGACGaaaggtatgtgtgtatgtgcgtggcCTGTGTgcaatggtaaatggtaaaaggACTGcaatttatatagcacttttatccaaagagctttacagttgatgcctctcattcacccattcacacacacactcacacaccaacggggaaaggctgtcatgcaaggtaccagtgagcttgttgggagcaattaggggttaggtgtcttgctcagggacactttgacacgcccagggtgggggatcgaactggcaaccccccgactgccagacaaccgctcttacctcctgagctgtaatgtaatgtaataagctATGCCGCCCCCGTAAAGCGGTTGGAGGTTGGGTGTAATGCGGCGTAACTTGGTTTTGGGGCGTAACGgggtgcagatgtgtgtgtgtgtgacggcgTTTCTCTGCTGCAGGTTCGGGGTGCGATTCCCCTGCATGTCCGACGCGTATGACCGggaactgcagcagctggccCAGGacgtgggggcggagcttggcTACAGCGACTTCATGCGCGAGGGCGTGTACTGCGTTCTTGGCGGGCCCTCTTTCGAAACCATCGCCGAGTGCCGGATGCTCCACAAACTGGGGGCCGATGCTGTTGGTGAGATCAGAAACCCTGTTACGATGTCCCCACAATGTCCCGATGTTACATCAGAAACCCTGTTACAATGTCCCCACAATGTCCCGATGTTACATCAGAAACCCTGTTACAATGTCCCCACAATGTCCCGATGTTACATCAGAAACCCTGTTACAATGTCCCCACAATGTCCCGATGTTACATCAGAAACCCTGTTAcaatgtccccacaaggtccCGATGTTACATCAGAAACCCTGTTAcaatgtccccacaaggtccCGATGTTACATCAGAAACCCTGTTAcaatgtccccacaaggtccCGATGTTACATCTGAAACCCTGTTAcaatgtccccacaaggtccCGATGTTACATCAGAAACCCTGTTACAATGTCCCCACAAGCTCCCGATGTTACATCAGAAACCCTGTTACAATGTCCCCACAATGTCCGGAGGTTACATCGTTACAGGGCCATTACGTCGtgcccctctgtgtctccatcGAAGAACCCAATCTAGTTGGAAAGGGTTCTTTGTtgggcaaaatggttcaatctgggagTTTTCACACCTGCCGTGGAGGATTAAGAGCTAGAGAactgaaagttatttttttagttatttccGTAAAGAACTGAAAACGGGTTCCCCTATGGAGACGAGTGTAGTGTAGGCTTGAGAGAATTAGAGCTTTCTCAGTAGCCAGGGCAGCGGTCTTTAACCTTGATTTGTGCTGGTAAACCACCGTCCAACTGTCAACTGGTACAGTCCTGTGAAGTTCTGTAGCCAAAAGTGTTGTGATTCCTGGTCCCTGTATTACGGTGTGGTAAGTCCTCCCCCTGCCTCCTTTTCCAGGAATGAGCACGGTGCACGAGGTGATCGTGGCGCGGCATTGTGGGATGCGCGTCTTCGCCATGTCCCTGATCACCAATCAGGCGGTGATGGACTACGACAGCGAGGAGAAGGCCAATCACGAGGAGGTGCTGCAGACGGGCGAGCAGCGCTCCAAGCAGCTGGAGAGGCTGGTCTCCGCCATGGTGACCCGCATCGAGCACAACACCAACTACGCTTGACCGAACTCCCgtggcccacaatgcacctggcTGACCAACAATCGATAGCAACAAACGTCCCCCACAGACTTACCCAAGACCAGTGCACCTACTTTATGGGTAACCTGTGGGCAGATTGGTCATTCAGATTTAGCATTCGTACGGGTCTGAGTGAAGTcaggcttatttttaaaaaacatattgacTGTTGCTGAAAAGTATATGCACTTGACTGAACTGCATCGATCAGTAAAAACAAACTTACCAAACTTACCCGAGACCAGTACATCTACTTTTCAGTAACTCTGctcaatatatttaaaaaaaaaaaaaaaaacgcttacTGCCCTCAGACCAGTACAACTGCTAAATCTGACTGACCCCATCCCCTCACTCTCAAAAcaagatgtgttaaaaacaacacccaacatgtcattttttttttttaaaacacggctccattttgtgtcaaacagtttgtttttttggttttttttaagtatccattttgtaacacataaattgtatattttgtaacatAAAAGCAGTAACTTTGACACGAAATTTGTGGAAAGTGACAGAAAAGtaataacacaaaaagtgtgttggatattaacacatccttttttGAGTGCTCAGAACGGACCACGGACCGGTGTAGCACGAGCTGAGCTTGTGTTGTGAGATGCACATCTCCGtcagatctttttttatttttttaacaaagaatTCTTGTATCACATTCCTACTGTAGACATTCCTGCCGTCAATCACCTAGTCCTGACATCAGCAACATATCAGCGCTCAACTTAATCCAGTGTAAATGTCTTTAATTGAACTAATATTGTACAAAGGCTGTAGCttttatggcaaaaaaaaaaaaaattctttttcgGGTCTTAATGTTGTTATGTATTAACTTAAAAATGGTATATTTGgcactatttatttttgttcatttcattagAGTACTATAGGTGCAATGTACTCCTGTAGAGGGAGGGGTGGTGCCCCCTGCAGGCAAAGTGAGGCATAGGCATGAGTGGACTGTGGTTGGCGAGATCTCAGCACCACAGGGCCTCAAGCgtcattgcatttttaatttaaatatatttaacagatAAGAATATATTAGTTATTTATGAgcacgtgtttttttttttgttgttttttttaaacgtgaaGTATTGAATATATATCCACAGCCCTGTGTTGTGGGACGGGCGAGCCACGGAATGAGTTTAGcctgggtttgttttttggaCACAAGTCCTCCCAACCCACCTCAGGGACAGGGACTGGAACGCTGTTGGTTCAGACAGAAACATTTAAGCCTGTGCCAACCATTGAaaaatactactgctactgcgcTGCTGAAATCCAATGGCCAGAATGTCGAGGAAAACCAGAGAGAAGATGCGTTCCGTGTTCCATGTTCCGCATTCCGgtgagggtgggtgtgtgtgtgtgtgtgtgtttgaagcaGACTCTTTGAAAAAGGGGCTTAATTAGCAGGTTTCTGAGAGTGGACTGTTTGTCATCCAGAGTGAGGAGTTGTGCAATTAATGTTGTCACAGTTCTTgtaagcaatttaaaaaaaaaactcccaataAAAATTTCCAAACCTGGACGTGGTTAAGAAatcgtgtgtgttgtgtttgtgcgtgtgtgtgtgtgtgtgtgtgcgctttttGGTTGTGACGGCCAAACCaccacacagacagatgactTTTTGATTCCAACACTGCTGTGGCTCCAGTCTGGCTCTTGAGAGGAGGGTTAagtactgtttattttaaaggcGGGCAGCTCGCAGTACAGTTTCACTCTGtaactggacaaaaaaaaaaaatagtggaaAACTTTCCTGCTAGCAAGGTGGAAAGAACCAGCCAGGACATTTCCATATAGGGACTGATGTGGCCAGACTGACGTCATGGGAATGGCCAGTTCTGGGGACGGAGCTTTAAAAAACGTGATGGGGAAATGGTACGAGTTCACGtggaaatcacattttaaattctgaGTCAACTGAATTAATTTGTAATGTGTACGTGCAGTCGTGCACATACTCGATCTTTTCCAATATTTTGGCAAAACCTTTTTCTTTCGTAGTTACAGCATTGACAGAATAAACTAAATGTTTTCTGCATAAGTATGAccgtttttttacttttttttaatgaaaattgaGGTCTATTTTGAGATAAGTAGGTACATTTTATTCTGAGACTGTAAAACCCGAAACGGTACACGTGCAAGTAACCAGGTCACAGCTGCATAAAATTGCGCTCAGATAGCTCATGATAGTATCCCTTTTACAGGGTGAACTTCACATCTGCTAGTCACAAgggcacatttttgttttgtttttttgttagggGCAATTTTCACACAATtgtccgcccccaccccccccgctaCCAGCTCCCCGctcccagtttggaatgtcGGCCTAAGCCAATCGGATCATTGCAATGTCCTCCCACGGTGAAGAAGTACAAACAATCGCATACTCTCTGACAAAGGCAGGGAAACATGGAAAGCCTTATCCCAGACTTATATTTCCACCTATCTGATTTGTGTTCGATATGATGGCATGTCTTGTGTGCCATCACATTGATATAAATTACAAGCAAGACGTTCGATTACAAGAAGCGTTTATCCAACGTTGCGTAAATGTGTGAAAGATAAATTTTTGGAACAGATGGTGGTTGTCAAAGAATCAAGATAAAagcaatgcaataaataaaaaatatattttgaaataaaccaCATTAGACACACCAAAGACATGAACAGAATCGGGAGCATATAAAAGCCACTCAAACATTTAACTTGGATAAGGATATGGAATGATTACCAGAGCACATCATTAAACCACCAATTCAAACGTTTTTTCTTCCCcgtttttaaaagaccaaacCACTCACACCCCTCGTGCTTTCCGGCTCTCTggaaaccaaataaataaataatgaaaattacaGTTAAAATGTAACAACGTTGGTATGTTTACATTCCATGGTGAGTAAGGCTACAATTGGTTAAACATTTACCCCGGTAAATCCAGTTTTCCACGCTTGTCTAACAGCAGAGAAGAGGTTGTGTGACAATACACTGTACAGTCTCGCACAGCTGACCACAGTGAcaccagagaggagggggatATATGAAAGGTCAGACTACACCAGGCCCCTGGgtaaaatacgtatttgttttggattcaaatacttctctactctttactgatcttgtctggtgtattggaaccaatgaaatatgcacaaaaaGCGCAGACctcgccttctggtcatatcggcaggctcaattacatgaggcaagatcaatagagcacagaaaagtgtttgaatccaaaacaaatacatatttgacccaggtttgtACTAAActagtaaaaacaaaacaaaaacaaaaaaaatttcatttcaagatgggaatatgcaaaaatgaattcattcaacAATCCATTTATAAAAGGCCCATactttttccaaaatatttgaTCTCATTGGTTACAATATGAAATTAGTTGCCATACcatgcaataaattattcagAATTAGCCGGTGTGAAACACAACAAATAGTCCACAGATTGTTGACTGTTAGAGAATCTGAGTTTAACTGTGCACTGAACTTGTTCACAAATCAAATTGTGGCATATTCTGGGGATTCTGGATTAagcaaaattcatttaaaaatcctgTTTGATTGACGTTATGTGCACTTGTTGGCAGCGATCACTTTGCCAGGCTGGCAATCTGTATTGGAAACTGACATCGACATAATAATGAGGGCCCAGATAATCCGGCAGGTCAGCCACTGTATCGGTGAATGCCTCATAGCTCATTTGTACGGGAGATTTTCCCCGCCAGTAGGACGTTCACGGCAGGTCATAGAAACCACATCGGTCCTCAAATGCAAAACCACCATGGCCTAGCACTCTGAAGCGGCCTACCCAGAAACACAGTTATGACTCAAGTGAACTGCGCGGTGACAGGTACAGCAGATTGCTGCTGCGCTTtgattggtcagagcagcacagctcagtgcagcAACGAAACAGAATGcccaccgcccccacctcctcctcccgaGCATTCATACACCTAGACCTAAACCTTTACCCTCTTTTCAAGTCGGGAACAACCAACCATAGCCGTGCACTTATCGCATCCCTGCAATGTCATTGGTCAGGTTCAAGACAGTGGGACATAAAACTGGGTACAGccctataaaaatgtaatacgTAATAAaatatctatccatccatccatccatatatatgtatataatatggctctgtccaccagggggcagcactggcccTACTCACAGGGAGCATAGCAACCGCTGCCCATTGCCTAACACCAGCGGCCTTGAGAAAAGGCCTTGCGCCCAGTTCTACAGAGGACAGTTGGCAGctggcattttatttttgtggactttctgccttttttattttattttttgtctcctGTTATGTTATTTCATGAATGATacttctgttatttttgttcCAGGTTTAATCAAAAAGGCAATAAGCCAAATTACCCTTCGGTACTGATTCTGTCGGTCTGTTCACCACGTGAGACAGCGGCCAACCCCAGCACCACCGCGTAATGGGACGCACCACCTGTGTCATCCGCCAGCAAGACGAAGGTCAGAGAACACACAAAGGAAATGAGACAAGATGTGCTGTTGACCTTCATAAATCAGGCAACAGCTACACAAATAGCTTGATGTCTGAAAATCACCTCCTCTCCCCTACTAGGACAATGATTAATAAGATTAAAACAACTGGAGCTGTGTTGAATTCGCCTGGAAGAGGACGCAGGTGTATTATTTTGCCCCTACACACAGTGAGGAGGACGGTTtgagggccaaaaaaaaagtatattctCCAGGGATCACAGTTGGAGAACTGCAGAAGTAGGCTGCATCTCAGGATCATACAGTCTCCGAAACGACAATTAGAGGAGCGGCCTCCATGCCAAGAGCGGTTTGGAAGGCTTGCCGGAAGAAAGCCTCTAGTCTACAGTCATCAAACCGCAAAAAATAAGCACCTGCCGTTTGCCATTTGTAGTTTGATTGGAATATATGGTTCCATGATCAGATGACAGAAAAATAGAGCTTTCTCACCACAAAAACTAGAGGTGAGATGGCTATAAAATGAGGGATGGTCACGCAGAAAAGGACCAAATATCTACTGTGAAGTATGGTGGTGGACATGCGACGCTGTGGGGCTTGCTTTGTTTCCAAAGGCCCTGGGAATCTTATTGGAATACATGGGATAAGGATCTCCGTCAAGTCCCACACCAAAATCTGACCAAAATCTGCCTACCTCTGCCAGTTGGCCAACACTGGGTTATGGTTGAATCTTCCAGGACTATGACCCAAAAATGATCCATTataaatccacaaaaaaaatggtTGACTGACCACAGAATAAGACAGCAGTGG from Anguilla anguilla isolate fAngAng1 chromosome 8, fAngAng1.pri, whole genome shotgun sequence includes these protein-coding regions:
- the LOC118234032 gene encoding purine nucleoside phosphorylase-like, translating into MFPKAAAGYSYEDCRATADWLLAQTSLRPLVGIVCGSGLGGLAEALKDQVVFNYKDIPNFPHSTVNGHAGRLVFGTLKGKPCICMQGRFHLYEGYPVQKITLPMRIFKLLGVETVILTNAAGGLNQDYKVGDIMIIKDHINMPGFAGNNPLAGPNDERFGVRFPCMSDAYDRELQQLAQDVGAELGYSDFMREGVYCVLGGPSFETIAECRMLHKLGADAVGMSTVHEVIVARHCGMRVFAMSLITNQAVMDYDSEEKANHEEVLQTGEQRSKQLERLVSAMVTRIEHNTNYA